In one Polynucleobacter sp. JS-JIR-5-A7 genomic region, the following are encoded:
- a CDS encoding type III pantothenate kinase — protein MSLYLLFDIGNTRLKWAAVESAQHPSDQQKKLWAYSGAISSKSLQSAEHRAELADYISKTLPKPSTIAFSCVAGQEAIEHLKSLFPQWQDVEWKQLMGDSAVDGIRTLYQDPSKLGADRWAAVIAARALSKTNALIINAGTATTIDLLGSNGVHYGGWILPGLEVMRKSLEGNTAQLPLATPVEPQHGFGLSTNEAIISGCNAAQIGAIQCAIELAKQMNQPVEKIWLDGGNAKILATEMKQFSKLNTLNIKTSEGLVLRGIWSWLLQNH, from the coding sequence ATGAGTCTGTATTTATTGTTTGATATCGGCAACACGCGCTTAAAGTGGGCGGCAGTTGAGTCTGCTCAACATCCTTCTGATCAACAGAAAAAATTGTGGGCCTACTCTGGAGCTATTAGCAGTAAGTCACTGCAATCCGCAGAGCATAGAGCGGAGTTAGCTGATTACATTTCTAAAACTTTACCCAAACCTAGTACCATTGCATTTAGTTGCGTCGCAGGGCAAGAAGCTATCGAGCACCTCAAGTCACTCTTTCCACAGTGGCAAGATGTTGAATGGAAGCAACTCATGGGTGATAGTGCTGTTGATGGCATTCGCACCCTATATCAAGACCCCAGCAAACTAGGGGCTGACCGCTGGGCCGCCGTCATCGCGGCGCGTGCACTATCAAAAACAAATGCCTTAATCATCAATGCAGGCACTGCCACAACCATTGATTTACTTGGCTCTAACGGCGTGCATTATGGCGGCTGGATTCTGCCGGGCCTTGAAGTCATGCGCAAGAGTTTAGAAGGAAATACGGCACAACTACCACTAGCAACTCCAGTAGAGCCTCAACATGGTTTTGGTTTATCCACGAATGAGGCCATTATTAGCGGATGTAATGCCGCGCAAATTGGTGCCATCCAGTGTGCGATCGAGCTTGCAAAACAAATGAATCAACCCGTTGAAAAAATTTGGCTTGATGGTGGTAACGCAAAAATATTAGCAACTGAAATGAAGCAATTTAGCAAACTGAATACATTAAATATAAAAACCAGTGAGGGGCTAGTACTGCGCGGTATTTGGAGCTGGCTTTTACAAAATCATTAA
- a CDS encoding NAD(P)/FAD-dependent oxidoreductase yields MSKKRIAIVGAGISGLGCAYALRQNPDIELTIYEGGDHIGGHSNTVDFTCNIAGENITHGVDTGFLVFNRKTYPRLVRLFEEIQAPVAPSEMSFSVSIDVSEKNPAHRKIEWAGNDINSFFGQRSNLLSLSFWRMAYDILRFNRMATRLAHEQISAGHHHTQPDETIANFLNRNRFSQSFRENYFLPMIGAIWSCSVEQMLEFPIQTMIRFCHNHGLLQIQNRPQWLTIQGGSREYVKRLVSALEKNQVAIKRDSVLRVNTSQDESAQVEVISSAGSAWFDEVVMACHSDQALELVHGIEQQARNILAAIPYQKNRAILHTDTNFLPEAKHCWAAWNYTAKSGAAPSSKQHVSVNYLINRLQPLPAKLNNTQIIVSLNPSSEPDPKLVHQEIHYSHPIFDMGAIQAQKELPLIQGNSSIWYCGAWTGFGFHEDGLRSGELVAEALLESIRPALNVIPKQDAR; encoded by the coding sequence GTGAGCAAAAAAAGAATTGCGATTGTTGGCGCTGGAATCTCCGGACTTGGGTGTGCATATGCATTAAGACAGAACCCAGATATTGAACTGACAATATACGAAGGCGGGGATCATATTGGTGGGCACAGCAATACCGTTGACTTTACTTGCAATATCGCTGGCGAAAATATTACGCACGGTGTTGATACTGGCTTTCTAGTATTTAACCGTAAGACCTACCCTAGACTAGTTAGACTGTTCGAGGAAATCCAGGCTCCAGTTGCCCCTTCTGAAATGTCTTTTTCTGTGTCGATTGATGTTTCTGAAAAAAATCCTGCGCATCGAAAGATAGAGTGGGCTGGCAATGACATCAATTCATTTTTTGGACAACGCTCTAACTTACTATCTCTGTCATTTTGGCGTATGGCTTATGACATTCTGCGTTTTAATCGCATGGCAACTCGGCTTGCTCATGAACAGATTTCTGCGGGTCATCATCATACTCAGCCAGATGAAACGATTGCTAATTTCCTAAACCGAAATCGCTTTAGTCAAAGCTTTAGAGAGAATTATTTCCTGCCTATGATTGGTGCAATCTGGTCTTGCTCTGTGGAGCAAATGCTGGAATTTCCAATCCAGACGATGATCCGTTTTTGTCACAATCACGGTTTACTGCAAATTCAAAATCGGCCGCAATGGCTCACCATTCAAGGCGGATCCCGAGAATACGTAAAGCGCTTAGTCAGTGCCTTAGAAAAAAATCAGGTTGCGATCAAGCGTGATTCTGTATTGCGCGTCAACACAAGCCAAGATGAAAGCGCCCAAGTTGAAGTGATTAGTTCAGCAGGCTCAGCCTGGTTTGACGAAGTAGTGATGGCCTGTCATAGCGATCAAGCCTTAGAGCTTGTGCATGGGATTGAGCAACAAGCCAGAAATATCTTAGCCGCCATTCCCTATCAAAAAAATCGTGCGATTTTGCACACGGATACCAATTTCTTGCCGGAAGCAAAGCATTGCTGGGCTGCATGGAACTACACAGCAAAGTCTGGTGCAGCACCAAGCTCGAAGCAGCACGTTAGCGTCAATTACCTCATTAATCGCTTACAGCCTTTACCTGCAAAACTCAACAATACCCAAATTATTGTGAGTCTTAACCCCTCCTCAGAGCCAGATCCAAAACTGGTACATCAAGAAATTCATTATTCACATCCAATATTTGACATGGGCGCTATTCAAGCACAGAAAGAGTTACCACTCATTCAAGGTAACTCATCTATTTGGTATTGCGGGGCATGGACTGGCTTTGGCTTCCATGAAGATGGTCTGCGCTCTGGCGAACTAGTCGCAGAAGCTTTACTTGAAAGCATCCGCCCGGCTCTCAATGTCATCCCAAAACAAGATGCACGCTAA
- the lipB gene encoding lipoyl(octanoyl) transferase LipB, translating into MTALVKHLGLADYAATYEAMRTFTKDRDSSTPDEIWILEHPPVFTLGLTGDAGNLHSPSNQIPLVQVDRGGEITYHGPGQIVVYLLLDLKRLGIFVKELVSRIEQSLIDTLGDFGIQAERKPGAPGIYVSQQTGVSPEWFGAKVAALGLKVSKSCSYHGLALNVATDLEAFGCIHPCGYEGLRTVDMQTLGIKDNMDSISQKLLSHLQKQLIPS; encoded by the coding sequence ATGACGGCTTTAGTAAAACATCTTGGTTTGGCTGATTACGCTGCAACATATGAGGCAATGCGTACTTTCACAAAGGATCGCGATTCTAGTACTCCAGATGAGATTTGGATCTTGGAGCATCCGCCAGTATTTACTTTAGGTTTGACTGGCGATGCTGGTAACTTGCACTCCCCAAGTAATCAAATCCCGCTGGTGCAAGTAGATCGTGGCGGGGAGATTACTTACCATGGGCCTGGTCAGATCGTTGTCTACTTATTGCTCGACCTGAAGCGTCTTGGAATATTTGTAAAAGAGTTGGTCTCGCGTATTGAGCAGTCCTTGATTGATACCTTGGGAGATTTTGGAATACAGGCCGAAAGAAAACCAGGCGCACCCGGGATCTATGTTTCTCAGCAGACTGGGGTGTCGCCAGAATGGTTTGGGGCAAAAGTAGCCGCCCTTGGACTTAAGGTCTCGAAAAGCTGCTCCTATCATGGCTTAGCGCTGAATGTGGCAACTGATTTGGAGGCTTTTGGGTGCATCCACCCTTGTGGTTATGAGGGCTTAAGGACAGTAGACATGCAAACCCTTGGGATCAAGGACAATATGGATTCAATTAGCCAAAAGCTTTTGAGCCATTTGCAAAAGCAACTAATACCATCATGA
- a CDS encoding glutathione peroxidase: protein MNRKRLNKVAGWLFVLFFSISGIEIANAVPNCSLLLSHTFLRLQDEAPQSLCQYQGKVILAVNTASFCGFTSQYEGLEKIYAKYKDRGFVVLGFPSNDFGQQEPGSNKEIADFCKNTYDVKFPMFSKSNVSGSNPNPLFKMLIAKTGTTPKWNFYKYLIDRNGNVIDSFGSMTKPTSSSITNQIEKLLEEKVQ, encoded by the coding sequence ATGAACCGCAAGAGACTCAATAAAGTGGCTGGTTGGCTTTTCGTACTCTTTTTCTCCATTTCTGGAATCGAGATTGCAAATGCCGTCCCTAATTGCAGCCTCCTGCTTTCGCACACTTTCCTCCGCCTCCAAGACGAAGCACCGCAAAGTCTTTGCCAATACCAAGGCAAGGTCATCCTGGCGGTCAATACAGCGAGTTTTTGTGGATTCACGAGTCAGTATGAGGGTCTCGAAAAAATTTACGCTAAATATAAAGATCGAGGTTTTGTTGTGCTGGGCTTTCCATCGAATGACTTTGGCCAACAAGAACCAGGCAGTAACAAAGAAATTGCTGACTTTTGTAAAAATACTTACGATGTGAAGTTCCCGATGTTTTCCAAGAGTAATGTTTCTGGAAGCAACCCGAACCCCCTCTTCAAAATGTTAATTGCCAAAACAGGCACAACGCCAAAATGGAATTTCTATAAATATTTAATAGACCGTAATGGCAATGTGATTGATTCTTTTGGAAGCATGACCAAGCCCACTAGTAGCAGTATCACCAATCAAATAGAAAAACTCCTAGAGGAAAAAGTTCAGTGA
- a CDS encoding ferredoxin — protein sequence MSFSHHLFFCLNQRSNGEDCCDRHNAFGLFEYAKNRVKELGLAGPGKIRVNKAGCLDRCADGPVMVVYPEGVWYTLVDKEDIEEIIQSHLINGLPVERLQLA from the coding sequence ATGAGCTTTTCACACCACCTATTTTTTTGTTTGAATCAACGCAGCAATGGGGAAGATTGTTGCGATCGGCATAATGCCTTTGGGCTATTTGAATATGCCAAGAACCGGGTCAAAGAACTGGGGTTAGCCGGACCCGGAAAGATCCGCGTGAATAAAGCAGGATGCTTGGATCGTTGTGCTGATGGACCAGTGATGGTCGTCTATCCAGAGGGTGTTTGGTATACCTTGGTGGATAAAGAAGATATAGAAGAAATTATTCAATCCCATTTAATCAATGGTCTTCCAGTAGAGCGATTACAACTTGCGTAG
- the rfaE2 gene encoding D-glycero-beta-D-manno-heptose 1-phosphate adenylyltransferase: MSSLPPPSFESKVCPAEQLEARIAKLPRPLVFTNGVFDILHRGHASYLSQARSLGASLVVGVNSDASVKMLGKGDDRPINSESDRQALLAALESVDMAVLFTEQTPVNLIEKIRPDIYVKGGDYEINTLAETQLVKTWGGKAIAIPFLYERSTTSLLGKIRS; this comes from the coding sequence ATGAGTTCTTTGCCCCCACCTTCATTTGAGTCTAAAGTTTGCCCGGCCGAGCAACTTGAGGCACGAATTGCTAAATTGCCTAGACCCCTGGTATTTACCAACGGTGTATTTGATATCTTGCATCGTGGCCATGCGAGTTACCTTTCTCAAGCCCGTTCTCTTGGGGCAAGTCTGGTGGTTGGCGTGAATTCAGATGCTTCGGTAAAAATGTTGGGTAAAGGTGACGATAGACCTATTAATTCTGAATCTGATCGGCAAGCTTTATTAGCCGCTCTTGAAAGTGTTGATATGGCTGTGCTGTTTACCGAGCAAACCCCAGTAAATCTAATTGAGAAAATTCGTCCTGATATTTATGTCAAGGGAGGCGATTATGAGATTAATACTTTGGCTGAAACTCAGCTTGTCAAAACGTGGGGTGGCAAAGCCATTGCCATTCCATTTTTGTATGAGCGCTCTACAACCAGTTTGCTAGGCAAAATTCGCTCTTAA
- a CDS encoding biotin--[acetyl-CoA-carboxylase] ligase, producing MTANCILERVIETRSTNDDLLERWRAGALIDPIARIAHIQTAGKGRAGRAWLSNPEDSLCFSMAFPFHRSPTELTGLSLLVGIAVIKGIARAYQLDQFDLHQAGLRLKWPNDLLLNGAKLAGILVEGGQAQVGDPSWMIVGVGINLCNANAIEKDLQNGIKVSSLEELLPQGRKLPDVEYLWLTILESLEEHFKKFDQLGFAAYQQEWLHWDAFTDQKVSISGASKDPRYGIAKGVDMNGALLLEQEDKTIAIYAGDVSLRVQS from the coding sequence ATGACTGCTAATTGCATCCTTGAACGTGTAATCGAGACTAGATCAACAAATGATGATCTCTTGGAGCGCTGGCGTGCTGGCGCACTGATAGACCCTATAGCTCGTATTGCCCACATACAGACTGCTGGCAAAGGAAGGGCGGGACGCGCGTGGCTCTCTAACCCAGAGGACTCCCTTTGCTTCTCAATGGCCTTCCCCTTTCATCGCAGCCCTACAGAACTAACCGGTCTTAGTCTATTAGTTGGTATTGCCGTCATTAAAGGCATTGCTCGCGCATATCAACTTGATCAATTCGATCTTCACCAAGCAGGATTGCGCCTCAAATGGCCTAACGATTTATTGCTAAACGGCGCAAAGCTAGCTGGAATTCTAGTTGAAGGTGGACAAGCCCAAGTTGGGGATCCAAGCTGGATGATCGTCGGTGTTGGCATTAATTTATGCAATGCTAATGCGATCGAAAAGGATCTGCAAAACGGGATAAAAGTCAGCTCCTTAGAAGAGTTACTCCCACAGGGAAGAAAACTCCCTGATGTTGAATATCTCTGGCTAACAATATTAGAGTCGCTCGAGGAGCATTTCAAAAAATTTGATCAACTAGGTTTTGCTGCCTATCAACAAGAATGGCTTCACTGGGATGCTTTTACAGATCAGAAAGTCTCTATTTCAGGCGCCAGTAAAGATCCTAGATACGGTATCGCAAAAGGGGTTGATATGAATGGCGCCCTTTTGCTTGAGCAGGAAGATAAAACGATTGCCATTTATGCTGGTGACGTATCACTGAGAGTTCAATCATGA
- a CDS encoding DUF1365 domain-containing protein: MNQAKINFGDVKHSRLRPAKNAFGYGVFTVSIPMRARRQNPQLLSNSGLGDNKLGLCSFFDKDHGLGGKDSLAWIENILQENNLLNKEGEIWLQTFPRVLGYVFNPVSFWICSEADGKVYAVLAEVNNTFGERHCYLLHKDSGEPLLSGETLTSKKVFHVSPFCAVRGEYRFRFLFAQDSNSKQHSVARIELHEDGLPLINTSISGKSRLLSKSTLYLALLRYPLMSLGVIFRIHWQALKLWIKGVPFHSKPKPPEFEVSR; the protein is encoded by the coding sequence ATGAATCAAGCAAAGATTAACTTTGGAGATGTAAAACATAGTCGTCTTCGACCGGCAAAGAATGCTTTTGGATATGGTGTATTTACCGTATCTATCCCAATGCGGGCTCGCAGACAAAATCCTCAGCTTCTGAGCAATAGTGGTCTAGGCGACAACAAACTAGGTTTATGTTCATTCTTCGATAAAGACCATGGGCTTGGAGGCAAAGACAGTCTAGCCTGGATTGAAAATATTCTGCAAGAAAACAATCTACTGAATAAGGAAGGGGAAATTTGGTTACAAACTTTTCCTAGAGTATTAGGCTATGTTTTTAACCCTGTCAGCTTTTGGATTTGCTCCGAGGCAGATGGAAAAGTTTACGCAGTATTGGCTGAAGTAAATAATACCTTTGGCGAGCGTCACTGTTATTTATTACACAAAGATTCTGGAGAGCCGCTTCTATCGGGCGAGACCCTCACCAGTAAAAAAGTATTTCATGTGTCACCTTTTTGTGCAGTCCGTGGTGAATATCGGTTCCGGTTCTTGTTTGCTCAAGATAGCAATTCCAAGCAACACTCTGTTGCCCGTATTGAACTTCACGAAGATGGCCTGCCCCTCATCAATACCAGCATTAGCGGAAAAAGCCGCCTGCTTAGCAAATCCACGCTTTATTTAGCGCTCTTACGCTACCCATTAATGAGCTTGGGAGTCATTTTCCGTATTCACTGGCAAGCATTAAAATTATGGATTAAAGGTGTACCCTTTCATTCAAAACCTAAACCACCAGAATTTGAAGTCAGTAGATGA
- a CDS encoding YbeD family protein → MAEDKSLIEYPSLFPIKVMGKNIPEYLPSIIHIAKQFDPTLDESKVEQRPSKDGNYLGITLPITATSREQLDELYRTLSTHPLVSIVL, encoded by the coding sequence ATGGCCGAAGATAAATCACTCATTGAATATCCCTCTCTTTTTCCGATTAAGGTGATGGGAAAAAATATTCCTGAGTACCTGCCCTCAATCATTCATATTGCTAAACAGTTTGATCCAACATTGGATGAGAGCAAGGTAGAGCAGAGACCATCGAAGGACGGAAATTATCTTGGCATTACTCTGCCAATTACGGCAACTAGTCGTGAGCAACTTGACGAGCTTTATCGAACGCTTTCAACTCATCCATTGGTGAGTATTGTTCTCTAA
- a CDS encoding alpha/beta hydrolase, translating into MNSRTKVIHIDGIVGAIEMSIDLPDELKNDPSFAVRGLALVAHPHPLLGGTMDNKVAQTMARAFNQLGYVSVRPNFRGVGGTAGVHDHGVGELEDLLHVTEWMQTPSSWSQFEATAHQPWVNAASTLPLVVSGFSFGSFVGSHLVQRLAELGRPAERLVMVGSAAGKWTLAPVPADTILIHGELDETILLKNVFDWALPQELTVQVVPGADHFFHRRLHCIRNIITSAWLGMPDHRKS; encoded by the coding sequence ATGAATAGCCGTACAAAAGTAATTCATATAGATGGAATTGTGGGCGCGATAGAAATGTCTATCGATCTTCCTGATGAATTAAAAAATGATCCATCATTTGCTGTGCGTGGACTCGCCTTAGTTGCGCATCCACATCCTCTGTTGGGCGGCACCATGGACAATAAAGTTGCGCAAACAATGGCCCGTGCATTTAATCAATTGGGATATGTCAGTGTGCGTCCAAACTTTCGGGGTGTTGGGGGTACTGCAGGTGTTCACGATCATGGTGTAGGAGAACTAGAAGATTTACTGCATGTCACTGAGTGGATGCAAACCCCATCTAGTTGGTCTCAATTTGAGGCGACAGCACATCAGCCTTGGGTCAATGCAGCTAGTACTTTGCCGCTGGTAGTTTCAGGGTTCTCGTTCGGCAGTTTTGTGGGTAGTCATTTGGTGCAAAGGCTTGCTGAGCTTGGGCGTCCTGCCGAGCGTTTAGTAATGGTGGGAAGTGCTGCTGGTAAGTGGACATTGGCTCCGGTGCCCGCTGATACCATTCTGATTCATGGTGAGCTGGACGAAACTATTCTCTTGAAAAATGTCTTTGATTGGGCACTTCCGCAAGAGTTAACAGTGCAAGTAGTGCCTGGCGCAGACCATTTCTTTCATCGTAGACTGCATTGCATTCGCAACATCATTACAAGCGCCTGGCTAGGTATGCCAGACCATCGCAAGAGTTGA
- a CDS encoding VanZ family protein — MDVNDQRPRKLIWPLQAMPLARAMSLAYALLILYVSLNPFDFDFQNGIATWAWLDAPLPRFITLFDVSVNILAYIPFGFLLVFSAYPRWRNFVALGMAISLSALLALSVETLQTWVPTRIPSLMDWWANVFGGLLGGLLAIPLGPEWLSGTAIRRRFGQWFGVNWAICALFLLFPWSQIYPQSSWLGVGLWGHVIFGPVDWGTTVINQVIQETLITGFCWFGVALLISSGMRLKAPQWHILNGLLGLTVLLKILFTALQFGWEFSFIWLTAGAFWGMLLATVALRWALRLKLITKQLLAIFCLIGITVAINVMPDNPYFILTLRHWNQGRLLHFNELMQWVSVIWLPLASVWMIRNIADLKSKY, encoded by the coding sequence ATGGATGTAAATGATCAGCGCCCCCGCAAACTAATATGGCCTCTACAAGCGATGCCGCTGGCTCGCGCAATGAGTCTTGCTTACGCATTGCTGATTCTCTATGTCAGCCTAAATCCATTTGATTTTGACTTTCAGAATGGGATTGCTACATGGGCTTGGCTAGATGCCCCTTTGCCGCGCTTCATTACGCTTTTTGATGTTTCAGTGAACATCTTGGCCTATATTCCTTTTGGATTTTTACTAGTCTTTTCGGCATATCCTCGCTGGCGAAATTTTGTTGCTTTAGGAATGGCTATTAGCTTAAGTGCTCTGTTGGCCCTGAGTGTTGAAACCCTGCAAACTTGGGTTCCAACGCGTATTCCAAGCTTGATGGATTGGTGGGCCAATGTATTTGGAGGTTTATTAGGCGGTTTATTGGCTATTCCTCTGGGGCCTGAGTGGCTATCTGGAACTGCCATCCGGCGCAGGTTTGGTCAATGGTTCGGTGTGAATTGGGCGATATGTGCTCTTTTTCTGCTATTTCCATGGTCGCAGATTTATCCCCAAAGCTCATGGCTTGGCGTAGGACTTTGGGGGCATGTCATTTTTGGCCCTGTTGATTGGGGTACGACAGTCATTAATCAAGTCATTCAAGAAACCCTCATTACTGGTTTTTGTTGGTTTGGCGTTGCGCTTTTGATTTCTTCGGGGATGCGCCTCAAGGCGCCACAATGGCATATTCTTAACGGCTTACTGGGTCTTACGGTGTTGCTAAAGATTCTGTTTACAGCACTTCAGTTTGGTTGGGAGTTCAGCTTCATCTGGCTGACAGCAGGCGCCTTTTGGGGAATGTTATTGGCAACAGTTGCACTACGATGGGCTTTGCGTTTGAAGTTAATAACAAAGCAATTGTTAGCAATATTTTGTTTGATAGGCATTACGGTCGCCATTAATGTAATGCCTGATAATCCCTATTTCATCCTGACTCTCAGGCATTGGAACCAGGGACGACTATTGCACTTTAATGAGTTAATGCAATGGGTTTCAGTGATATGGTTACCACTAGCCTCTGTTTGGATGATTCGCAACATAGCAGACCTGAAATCAAAGTATTGA